A window of the Deltaproteobacteria bacterium genome harbors these coding sequences:
- a CDS encoding alpha/beta fold hydrolase: MYAGPSVSNARRSRRERPARECAPPVRRSSSDQRASAPPSFQPAPRNRPSGGSRLRRSIPGRRDSVSARSPSTPLRHGIRSGSTRQGGRSEKEPGSGGVTAKNLSRRRFRSKSRVGYAAGSGAKETADEVRERVRRAPTGRGLRKRPRERRDDHLAVSRHGDRLERRRRAGDAHARVRAWRRDDRALQVQEPSRRRHALREDLRRQDLALARGEHLAGRRESRDDARGDRDGRQHAGAGSRIHDQGADEGAAAADDARAPSQDGAGLGMPFAEASDGAKIFWQAQGSGPPLLLSNASFSTHLHWAGQVDALARFARVVTWDYRGHGLSDAPEPAERYTLSQVVEDLRCVHDAAAGGEPAFIGGLSVGGIVSLSYARAHRERVRALLLFNTGPGFKNPEALAQWESMLERAAAKMGEVGLEKYLEGSRAQAELLGLHPETAQAAEARRGILRAGVPGLQRFARGVAGPVPNLVDVLHEIDLPALVLVGEHDANFQRASHVMAAKLPRAVRVEIPGAGHVLNLDQPEAFVREVERFVRSTRDGL; the protein is encoded by the coding sequence ATGTACGCGGGTCCGAGCGTCTCGAACGCGCGCCGCAGCCGCCGCGAGAGGCCGGCCCGGGAGTGCGCCCCGCCGGTTCGCCGCTCGTCGAGCGACCAGAGGGCGAGCGCGCCGCCGAGCTTCCAGCCCGCGCCCAGGAATCGACCCAGCGGCGGCAGCCGGCTCCGGCGCAGCATCCCCGGCAGGCGCGACAGCGTCTCTGCGCGAAGCCCCTCGACTCCACTGCGCCATGGCATCCGCTCGGGCTCGACGCGCCAGGGCGGCAGGTCGGAGAAGGAGCCGGGCTCGGGGGGGGTCACCGCGAAGAACCTATCCCGCCGGCGATTCCGGTCCAAATCCCGCGTCGGGTATGCTGCGGGGTCGGGGGCGAAGGAGACCGCGGATGAAGTTCGAGAACGAGTTCGTCGTGCGCCGACCGGTCGCGGCCTGCGCAAGCGTCCTCGAGAGCGACGCGACGATCACCTCGCTGTTTCCCGACACGGAGATCGTCTCGAACGCCGGCGGCGTGCGGGAGACGCGCACGCGCGTGTCCGCGCTTGGCGCCGAGACGACCGTGCGCTTCAAGTTCAAGAGCCGTCCCGGCGGAGGCATGCGCTTCGAGAAGATCTGCGACGGCAAGATCTGGCGCTCGCTCGAGGGGAACATCTCGCTGGCCGCCGTGAATCCCGAGACGACGCGCGTGGTGATCGCGATGGACGGCAGCACGCGGGCGCTGGTTCCCGAATTCACGATCAAGGCGCCGATGAAGGAGCAGCTGCAGCAGATGACGCGCGCGCTCCGAGCCAGGATGGAGCAGGCCTAGGCATGCCCTTCGCCGAGGCGAGCGACGGCGCGAAGATCTTCTGGCAGGCGCAGGGCTCGGGACCGCCGCTGCTGCTCTCGAACGCCTCGTTCTCGACCCACCTGCACTGGGCCGGGCAAGTGGACGCGCTGGCCCGGTTCGCGCGCGTGGTGACCTGGGACTACCGCGGTCACGGTCTCTCCGACGCTCCGGAGCCGGCGGAGCGCTACACGCTCTCGCAGGTCGTCGAGGACCTGCGCTGCGTGCACGACGCGGCGGCCGGCGGCGAGCCCGCATTCATCGGCGGGCTCTCGGTGGGAGGGATCGTCTCGCTCTCCTACGCGCGCGCGCACCGCGAACGCGTGAGGGCGCTCCTGCTCTTCAACACCGGGCCCGGGTTCAAGAACCCCGAGGCGCTCGCGCAGTGGGAGTCGATGCTCGAGCGCGCCGCGGCGAAGATGGGCGAGGTCGGGCTCGAGAAGTACCTGGAGGGCTCGCGCGCGCAGGCCGAGCTGCTCGGGCTCCACCCCGAGACGGCGCAGGCGGCGGAGGCGCGGAGGGGAATCCTGCGCGCGGGCGTCCCGGGGCTGCAGCGCTTCGCGCGCGGGGTGGCCGGGCCGGTGCCGAACCTGGTCGACGTGCTGCACGAGATCGACCTGCCCGCGCTCGTCCTGGTCGGCGAGCACGACGCGAACTTCCAGCGCGCGTCTCACGTCATGGCCGCCAAGCTGCCGAGGGCCGTCCGCGTCGAGATTCCCGGCGCCGGCCACGTGCTGAACCTGGATCAGCCCGAGGCGTTCGTGCGCGAGGTCGAGCGCTTCGTCCGGTCGACTCGCGACGGGCTTTGA